In the Chroococcidiopsis sp. SAG 2025 genome, one interval contains:
- a CDS encoding nucleoside deaminase: MTPEDFMRLALAEAKQGDSPYGAVIVKDNEVVAKGYNTVKRDCDPSAHAEMNVIRSLTAKIKTPSLEGYTIYATGEPCPMCASVCVWAGVSEIIIGASIEDLISVNQSQIDLSCEEIIAKSFRKIRVTKGLLREECVDLFK; the protein is encoded by the coding sequence ATGACACCTGAAGATTTTATGCGATTAGCTTTGGCAGAAGCAAAACAGGGCGATTCTCCTTACGGTGCTGTAATTGTCAAAGATAACGAAGTCGTAGCTAAAGGGTATAACACGGTTAAGCGAGATTGCGATCCTTCTGCTCATGCAGAAATGAATGTCATTCGTAGTTTAACAGCTAAAATTAAAACTCCGTCTTTAGAAGGATATACTATATACGCTACAGGTGAACCTTGTCCGATGTGTGCGAGTGTTTGCGTATGGGCAGGTGTATCAGAAATTATAATTGGGGCTTCAATCGAAGATTTGATCTCGGTGAACCAATCGCAGATCGATCTATCGTGTGAGGAGATAATTGCTAAATCTTTTAGAAAGATTAGAGTGACAAAAGGCTTATTACGAGAGGAGTGTGTGGATTTATTTAAATAG
- a CDS encoding ion transporter: protein MLLKQRVGFYLEDIETPAGRTTTLIITGLVLLSSAIFVADTYQIPPAIRSLLDFFDTLIIFIFTLEYLLRLWCAENRLQYVFSVYSIIDLMAILPIFSGIVDVNFSYIRLLRWFRILKLVRFLQGRTLFGRIGTEDSVIFARILFTLFAIVFVYSGLIYQAEHSINPQVFHTFLDAVYFSVVTMTTVGFGDVTPISQTGRFLTVLMILTGIALIPWQLGDLIKQLVKTSDRVETNCPTCGLALHDADARFCKACGTRLEKIQT, encoded by the coding sequence ATGTTACTCAAACAGCGTGTAGGATTTTATTTAGAAGATATTGAAACGCCCGCAGGTCGGACAACTACTTTAATTATTACAGGTCTAGTCCTACTATCTTCTGCTATTTTTGTTGCCGATACATATCAAATTCCTCCTGCAATTCGCAGCCTACTCGATTTTTTTGATACGCTGATTATTTTCATTTTTACTTTAGAATACTTGTTGCGGCTTTGGTGCGCGGAAAACAGACTGCAATATGTTTTCAGTGTTTATTCTATTATCGATCTGATGGCAATTCTGCCGATCTTCTCAGGGATTGTAGATGTTAACTTTAGTTATATTCGCTTGCTGCGATGGTTCCGTATTTTAAAATTAGTTCGTTTTCTGCAAGGGAGAACTTTATTCGGTCGCATTGGCACAGAAGACAGCGTTATATTTGCTAGAATTTTATTTACTCTATTTGCGATCGTTTTTGTTTATTCAGGTTTGATTTATCAAGCCGAGCATTCTATCAATCCACAAGTATTTCATACTTTTTTGGATGCAGTGTATTTCTCAGTTGTCACGATGACAACTGTAGGATTTGGTGACGTAACCCCTATATCCCAAACAGGAAGGTTTCTCACAGTTCTGATGATTTTAACTGGAATTGCCCTAATTCCTTGGCAACTAGGCGATTTAATTAAACAATTAGTCAAAACATCAGATCGGGTAGAGACAAATTGTCCTACTTGTGGGTTAGCATTGCACGATGCTGATGCTCGGTTTTGTAAAGCTTGCGGTACGAGATTAGAGAAGATTCAGACTTGA
- a CDS encoding SDR family oxidoreductase, whose protein sequence is MSKLIVITGVSRGLGLAMTEGFIQAGQTVVGCARSETAVAKLRQQYNSPHDFAVVDVADNQQVKTWAEQVLSRHGVPDLLINNAAIINSLAPLWQIPVEECDRLIDVNIKGVANVIRHFVPAMKEKNRGVIVNLSSGWGRSTSPEVAPYCASKWAIEGLTRSLAQELPAGMAAIPLNPGIIHTDMLEICYGEEAAAYTAIKDWVKQAVPFLLKLSAKDNGMPLTVPI, encoded by the coding sequence ATGAGTAAGCTGATTGTCATTACGGGGGTAAGTCGCGGTTTGGGGCTTGCCATGACGGAAGGATTCATTCAAGCCGGACAGACAGTTGTAGGTTGCGCCCGTTCTGAGACGGCTGTAGCGAAACTACGTCAACAGTATAATTCGCCGCACGATTTTGCGGTAGTAGACGTTGCCGATAACCAGCAGGTGAAAACTTGGGCAGAACAAGTACTTTCGCGTCACGGCGTGCCAGATTTACTAATTAATAATGCAGCTATAATTAATTCTCTAGCCCCACTTTGGCAAATTCCCGTTGAAGAATGCGATCGCCTCATCGATGTCAATATCAAGGGGGTGGCAAACGTTATCCGTCACTTTGTCCCCGCCATGAAGGAGAAAAATCGGGGTGTTATCGTCAACTTAAGTTCTGGTTGGGGTCGTTCCACTTCCCCAGAGGTTGCACCATACTGTGCGTCAAAATGGGCAATCGAGGGACTAACTAGGTCTTTGGCGCAGGAATTACCAGCAGGAATGGCAGCAATTCCCCTCAACCCTGGCATTATTCACACCGATATGCTGGAAATTTGTTATGGAGAAGAAGCAGCGGCTTATACTGCGATAAAAGATTGGGTCAAGCAAGCCGTACCGTTTCTACTTAAATTGAGTGCAAAGGATAATGGTATGCCGTTGACGGTTCCTATTTGA
- a CDS encoding response regulator: MAKILVIEDEPDVRNNLVELLESEDFDVASSENGLMGALWAQQYLPDLIICDVMMPEIDGYEVLAALREEATTATIPFVFLTAMADKANVRQGMELGADDYLTKPFTREELLGAVTTRLAKQQAIAQQYQAEYQRAEALKQRVQELQQYIETKDEVLQQLQQNLSSTVPKLNIAINILKNLTPGAQRDRCLAIIQTACAEEISMLSQLPYSKIFTEELSELLRQCQITNEQT; this comes from the coding sequence ATGGCTAAAATTCTTGTAATTGAAGACGAACCAGATGTTAGAAATAATCTCGTAGAACTACTAGAGTCAGAAGACTTTGACGTTGCTAGTTCGGAAAATGGTTTGATGGGAGCGCTATGGGCGCAGCAGTATTTACCAGACTTAATTATTTGCGATGTCATGATGCCAGAAATTGACGGTTATGAGGTACTCGCTGCTCTACGTGAAGAAGCAACAACAGCTACAATTCCTTTTGTTTTTCTCACGGCAATGGCTGATAAAGCAAATGTCCGTCAAGGTATGGAGTTAGGAGCAGATGATTATTTAACTAAACCTTTTACTAGGGAAGAATTGTTAGGAGCAGTTACCACTCGGCTTGCAAAACAGCAAGCAATAGCACAACAATACCAAGCAGAATATCAACGAGCAGAAGCACTGAAACAAAGAGTGCAAGAGCTGCAACAATATATTGAAACAAAAGATGAAGTCTTGCAGCAATTACAGCAAAATTTGTCTAGTACTGTACCGAAACTGAATATCGCGATTAATATTCTCAAGAATCTCACACCTGGCGCGCAGCGCGATCGCTGTTTAGCAATTATTCAAACAGCCTGCGCCGAGGAAATTTCTATGTTAAGTCAACTTCCCTACTCCAAGATTTTTACAGAAGAATTATCAGAGTTGTTACGCCAATGTCAAATTACCAATGAACAAACTTAG
- a CDS encoding class I SAM-dependent methyltransferase, whose translation MLEANGLASWFQEEQQKTENWYLASSNPYQQSGWGSTPERWRCGREVILAAVNKNGKFLDIGCANGLLLESLMQWASEQKLQLIIPYGIDISSRLLELARQRLPDFTNNFAIANALYWRSTTQYDFIHTLLEYVPSQLHSDYIQQLFNTVKQGGRLIISSYSNRSRQQQTFDIVQYLKQLGYPVAGNASSQEQDGWILTRVAWMEKH comes from the coding sequence ATGCTTGAAGCTAATGGACTTGCTTCCTGGTTTCAGGAAGAACAGCAAAAAACCGAAAATTGGTATCTTGCATCTAGCAATCCTTACCAACAGTCAGGTTGGGGAAGCACGCCCGAACGCTGGCGCTGCGGACGAGAGGTAATTTTAGCGGCGGTTAACAAGAATGGGAAATTTTTAGATATAGGCTGTGCCAACGGTTTATTGCTAGAAAGCTTAATGCAATGGGCAAGCGAACAAAAACTACAGTTGATTATTCCATATGGAATCGATATTTCGTCCCGCTTATTAGAACTTGCACGTCAGAGACTACCAGATTTTACTAATAATTTTGCGATCGCTAATGCCTTATACTGGCGATCGACAACTCAATATGATTTTATACATACCTTATTAGAATATGTTCCTTCTCAGTTACATTCGGATTATATTCAGCAGCTTTTTAATACTGTGAAACAGGGAGGAAGATTAATTATCAGTAGTTACAGTAACCGCAGTCGTCAGCAACAAACTTTTGATATTGTTCAATATCTTAAACAACTTGGCTATCCTGTAGCAGGAAATGCTAGCAGTCAAGAGCAAGATGGTTGGATATTAACTCGTGTTGCATGGATGGAAAAGCATTAA
- the gltB gene encoding glutamate synthase large subunit, whose product MNSNQLPPKQGLYDPQFEHDACGVGFIVHMKGKQSHEIVEQALTILLNLNHRGACGSEINTGDGAGILLQVPHKFLKKVATAKNINLPEAGHYGVGIIYCAPDTAVREQSRQIFEKIVAEEGQKVLGWRDVPTDNSSLGNTAKASEPFVQQVFIQRADNLTTETDFDRKLYVIRRRSQNEIRTTQIDPYWYPSSLSCRTIVYKGMLMPVQVGQYYPELQDPDLESALALVHSRFSTNTFPSWERSHPYRYIAHNGEINTLRGNINWMHARQSLFESELFGEDLEKLKPVINMDGSDSMIFDNVLELLTLAGRSLPHAVMMMIPEPWTAHESMSEEKKAFYKYHSCLMEPWDGPASIAFTDGTTIGAVLDRNGLRPSRYYVTKDDLVIMASEAGVLPIEPERVASKGRLEPGRMFLVDMAQGRIIADEEIKHQIVTAHPYREWLDKHMVALSEVGSRRGGFSERLTDEANDLHSKPARTGVGSREEGDKGENASYPSLLTPHSSPLIQRQMAFGYTFEELRLLLTPMAKDGVEAVGAMGADTPLAVLSDRPKLLYDYFQQLFAQVTNPPIDSIREEIITSAETTIGSERNLLKPEPESCRLIELKTPILSNEELAKLKYINEDNFSSVTIPILFNPKDGVKGLEIALDEISSQADKAIASGVNIIILSDRGVDRDNAPLPALLAVSGLHHHLIRTGTRTRVGIVLESGEPREVHHYAVLLGYGCGAINPYLAFETIESLIQQGSLLDVDFKTACKNYVKAATKGVIKVASKIGISTLQSYRGAQIFEGIGLNQSVIDKYFTWTASRIEGIDIEAIAKEAILRHGHAFPDRPTNGHTLDVGGEYQWRKEGEAHLFSPQTIHTLQKAVREGNYDSYKQYATLVNEQNQQFFTLRGLLQFKARQPVPIEEVEPIEAIMKRFKTGAMSYGSISKEAHETLAIAMNRIGGKSNTGEGGEDPERYTWTNDRGDSKNSAIKQVASGRFGVTSLYLSQAKELQIKMAQGAKPGEGGQLPGRKVYPWIAKVRYSTPGVGLISPPPHHDIYSIEDLAELIHDLKNANREARVSVKLVSEVGVGTIAAGVAKAHADVVLISGFDGGTGASPQTSIKHAGLPWELGLAETHQTLVLNNLRSRIVVETDGQMKTGRDVIVAALLGAEEFGFSTAPLVSLGCIMMRVCHLNTCPVGVATQDPQLRQNFTGDPEHAVNFMKFIAQEVREIMAQLGFRTLNEMVGRTDVLEAKQAIAHWKAKGIDLSKILYQPQVGAEVGRYCQIPQDHGLEQSLDMTVLLDVCQEAIEHGKPIKATLPIKNINRVVGTILGNEISKRHWDGLPEDTVHLHFQGSAGQSFGAFVPKGVTLELEGDANDYLGKGLSGGKIIVYPPVESTFVPEENIIIGNVAFYGATSGEAYISGVAGERFCVRNSGVNTVVEGVGDHGCEYMTGGKVVILGTTGRNFAAGMSGGVAYILDEEGDFATRCNTQMVGLERLEDPEEIAIVRQMIQKHADYTHSQKAKQVLASWEDAIAKFVKVMPRDYKRVLQALQQAIASGLSGDDALTAAFEENARDVSRIGGS is encoded by the coding sequence ATGAATAGCAATCAACTACCACCAAAACAGGGACTCTACGATCCACAGTTCGAGCATGATGCGTGCGGTGTAGGATTCATCGTTCATATGAAGGGCAAACAATCGCACGAAATTGTAGAACAAGCACTCACAATTCTGTTAAATCTCAATCACCGTGGCGCGTGTGGTAGCGAGATTAATACAGGCGATGGCGCTGGAATTCTCTTGCAAGTTCCGCATAAATTTCTCAAAAAAGTTGCAACGGCAAAAAATATTAACCTGCCAGAAGCAGGACATTATGGCGTTGGTATCATCTATTGCGCGCCAGATACCGCAGTCAGGGAGCAGAGTCGGCAGATATTTGAGAAAATTGTGGCAGAGGAAGGTCAAAAAGTCCTCGGTTGGCGTGACGTACCGACAGATAACTCCTCATTAGGTAACACCGCTAAAGCTAGCGAACCGTTCGTACAGCAAGTTTTCATCCAACGTGCTGACAATTTAACCACTGAAACAGATTTCGATCGCAAACTATACGTTATCCGCAGGCGTTCTCAAAACGAGATCCGCACCACGCAGATAGATCCGTACTGGTATCCATCTAGCCTTTCTTGTCGGACGATTGTTTATAAAGGAATGTTAATGCCCGTGCAAGTAGGGCAATATTATCCTGAGTTGCAAGATCCGGATTTAGAAAGCGCCTTAGCACTGGTACACTCTCGTTTTAGTACGAATACATTCCCCAGTTGGGAGCGATCGCATCCTTATCGCTACATCGCTCATAATGGTGAAATTAATACCCTGCGCGGTAATATCAACTGGATGCACGCGCGGCAATCTTTGTTTGAGTCAGAATTATTTGGCGAGGATTTAGAAAAGCTAAAGCCAGTCATCAATATGGACGGCAGCGACTCGATGATCTTTGACAACGTGCTAGAGTTGCTGACACTGGCAGGGCGATCGCTCCCTCATGCGGTGATGATGATGATCCCCGAACCGTGGACGGCGCACGAGTCGATGAGCGAGGAGAAAAAAGCATTTTATAAATATCATTCCTGCTTAATGGAACCGTGGGACGGTCCCGCCTCAATCGCCTTTACCGATGGGACGACAATCGGCGCAGTACTTGATAGAAATGGCTTGCGTCCGTCACGATATTACGTCACCAAAGACGACTTGGTAATTATGGCATCCGAAGCGGGTGTATTGCCAATCGAACCAGAACGTGTAGCGTCAAAAGGGCGCTTGGAACCAGGACGGATGTTTCTGGTAGATATGGCACAAGGACGGATTATTGCCGACGAAGAAATCAAACACCAAATCGTCACCGCACATCCGTATCGGGAATGGTTGGATAAGCATATGGTGGCGTTGTCGGAAGTCGGAAGTCGTAGGGGCGGGTTTAGCGAAAGATTAACAGATGAGGCGAACGACCTTCACTCAAAACCCGCCCGTACAGGAGTCGGGAGTCGGGAAGAAGGGGACAAGGGAGAAAATGCCTCTTACCCCTCACTCCTCACTCCTCATTCCTCACCCCTCATCCAGCGCCAAATGGCATTTGGATACACGTTTGAGGAGTTGCGGCTGTTGTTGACTCCAATGGCAAAGGATGGAGTTGAGGCAGTAGGTGCTATGGGTGCAGATACGCCATTGGCTGTTTTGTCTGACCGTCCCAAATTGCTTTACGATTACTTCCAACAGCTGTTTGCTCAGGTGACAAACCCGCCGATTGATTCGATTCGGGAAGAGATTATCACCTCGGCAGAAACGACAATTGGTTCGGAACGAAATTTACTCAAACCAGAACCAGAAAGCTGTCGATTAATTGAATTGAAAACGCCAATTCTCAGCAATGAAGAGTTGGCAAAACTGAAATATATCAATGAAGATAATTTCAGCTCCGTGACGATTCCCATCCTGTTTAACCCAAAAGATGGGGTGAAGGGATTAGAAATAGCACTGGATGAAATTTCCAGCCAAGCAGACAAGGCAATCGCATCTGGTGTCAATATTATTATCCTGAGCGATCGCGGTGTGGATCGCGATAATGCCCCGCTCCCAGCATTACTCGCAGTTTCCGGTTTGCATCACCACTTAATTCGCACGGGAACCCGCACGCGGGTAGGAATTGTCTTAGAATCGGGAGAACCGCGTGAGGTACACCATTACGCCGTTCTTCTCGGTTACGGCTGTGGGGCAATTAATCCTTATCTGGCGTTTGAGACGATTGAAAGTTTAATTCAGCAGGGTTCGCTACTCGATGTTGACTTCAAAACTGCGTGTAAGAACTACGTCAAAGCCGCAACTAAGGGTGTGATTAAAGTTGCCTCCAAAATTGGGATTTCAACCCTGCAAAGCTATCGTGGAGCGCAAATTTTTGAAGGCATCGGCTTAAATCAGTCGGTCATTGACAAGTATTTTACTTGGACGGCATCGCGAATTGAAGGTATAGATATAGAAGCGATCGCCAAAGAAGCAATTTTACGTCACGGTCACGCCTTCCCAGACCGTCCCACCAACGGACATACGCTGGATGTTGGAGGTGAATATCAATGGCGCAAAGAAGGTGAAGCGCATCTATTTAGTCCGCAGACAATCCATACGCTGCAAAAAGCCGTCCGTGAAGGAAATTACGACAGTTACAAGCAATACGCCACCTTGGTAAACGAGCAAAATCAGCAGTTTTTTACGCTGCGCGGACTATTGCAATTTAAAGCACGTCAGCCAGTTCCAATTGAAGAAGTCGAGCCGATTGAGGCGATTATGAAACGCTTCAAGACAGGGGCGATGAGTTATGGCTCAATTTCCAAAGAGGCGCACGAAACACTGGCGATCGCCATGAACCGGATTGGTGGTAAATCTAATACTGGGGAAGGTGGCGAAGATCCAGAAAGATATACCTGGACGAACGATCGCGGTGACTCGAAAAATAGCGCCATTAAACAAGTTGCTTCCGGTCGTTTTGGCGTAACGAGCTTGTATTTGTCCCAAGCGAAAGAACTGCAAATCAAGATGGCGCAGGGGGCAAAACCAGGGGAAGGCGGACAATTACCAGGACGCAAAGTCTACCCTTGGATTGCTAAAGTGCGTTACTCTACGCCAGGGGTAGGACTGATTTCGCCCCCACCACACCACGATATTTATTCGATTGAAGACCTTGCCGAGTTAATTCACGATTTGAAGAATGCCAACCGTGAAGCGCGGGTCAGTGTCAAGTTAGTCTCTGAGGTTGGCGTGGGAACAATTGCCGCAGGGGTTGCCAAAGCGCACGCTGATGTGGTATTGATTTCTGGCTTTGACGGTGGTACGGGTGCTTCGCCGCAGACTTCAATTAAACACGCGGGGCTACCTTGGGAACTGGGGTTAGCAGAGACGCATCAAACTTTGGTGTTAAATAACCTGCGATCGCGCATCGTTGTCGAAACAGACGGACAGATGAAGACGGGGCGCGATGTTATTGTTGCTGCCTTACTGGGTGCTGAGGAATTCGGTTTTTCTACCGCACCCCTCGTTTCCCTCGGCTGTATTATGATGCGCGTCTGCCACCTCAACACCTGTCCGGTGGGGGTAGCGACACAAGACCCACAACTGCGGCAAAACTTCACGGGCGATCCAGAACATGCAGTTAACTTTATGAAGTTCATCGCCCAGGAAGTGCGGGAAATTATGGCACAACTCGGTTTCCGCACGCTAAATGAAATGGTCGGTCGCACGGACGTACTAGAAGCAAAACAAGCGATCGCCCATTGGAAAGCAAAAGGCATCGACTTGTCAAAGATTCTCTACCAACCGCAAGTTGGGGCGGAAGTCGGGCGTTACTGTCAAATTCCCCAAGACCACGGGTTAGAACAGTCTCTCGACATGACCGTGTTACTCGATGTGTGTCAAGAGGCGATCGAACACGGTAAACCAATCAAAGCCACTCTACCGATTAAAAATATCAATCGCGTCGTCGGCACGATCCTCGGAAACGAAATCAGCAAACGTCATTGGGATGGTTTGCCCGAAGACACCGTACACCTACATTTTCAAGGTAGTGCAGGACAGAGTTTCGGTGCATTCGTCCCCAAAGGCGTAACTCTAGAACTCGAAGGTGATGCCAACGATTACCTGGGCAAAGGACTCAGTGGAGGCAAGATTATTGTTTATCCACCTGTAGAGTCTACATTTGTCCCAGAAGAAAACATCATCATCGGTAATGTTGCCTTCTACGGTGCAACCAGTGGCGAGGCATATATTTCCGGTGTGGCGGGAGAACGTTTCTGCGTGCGTAACTCCGGTGTCAATACCGTTGTGGAAGGCGTAGGCGATCACGGTTGCGAATACATGACTGGTGGTAAAGTCGTTATCTTAGGTACTACCGGACGCAACTTTGCCGCAGGAATGAGTGGTGGTGTTGCCTACATCCTCGACGAGGAAGGCGACTTTGCGACGCGTTGCAACACGCAAATGGTAGGACTGGAAAGACTCGAAGATCCGGAAGAAATTGCGATCGTGCGGCAAATGATTCAGAAACACGCCGACTATACCCACAGCCAGAAAGCAAAGCAAGTTCTCGCCAGTTGGGAAGATGCGATCGCCAAATTCGTCAAGGTAATGCCAAGAGACTACAAGCGCGTACTGCAAGCCTTACAACAGGCGATCGCCTCCGGCTTAAGCGGTGACGATGCCCTCACCGCCGCCTTTGAAGAAAACGCCCGCGATGTCTCCCGCATTGGTGGCAGCTAA
- a CDS encoding response regulator transcription factor, which produces MIQILVVDDQSLIRQGLKALLELDPELTVVGEAENGRLALQLAQELHPDVILMDIRMPLMDGVAATREILQKLPQIKVLVLTTFDDDEYVQAAIAHGAMGYLLKDTPSEELAIAIHAVHKGYTQLGPGIVKKLLVSPLSVPKPPPPPVLQELTPRELEILQLIAAGANNREIAQKLFISEGTVKNHVTNILNRLNLRDRTQAAIFANTFLFK; this is translated from the coding sequence ATGATCCAAATCTTAGTGGTAGACGATCAAAGCTTAATTCGCCAAGGATTGAAAGCATTATTGGAATTAGATCCTGAATTAACAGTCGTTGGTGAAGCAGAAAATGGACGACTTGCACTTCAATTAGCTCAAGAATTACATCCAGATGTCATATTAATGGATATTCGGATGCCGTTGATGGATGGCGTTGCGGCAACGCGAGAAATTTTGCAAAAACTTCCGCAGATAAAAGTTTTAGTTTTAACGACTTTTGACGATGACGAATACGTACAAGCAGCGATCGCTCACGGAGCTATGGGGTATTTACTCAAAGATACACCTTCAGAGGAATTAGCCATAGCAATTCATGCCGTACATAAAGGATATACGCAATTGGGACCGGGAATTGTTAAAAAACTCCTGGTATCTCCTCTGTCTGTACCAAAACCTCCCCCTCCACCAGTACTGCAAGAACTCACGCCTAGAGAATTAGAAATTTTACAATTAATTGCAGCGGGGGCAAATAATCGTGAAATTGCTCAGAAACTATTTATTTCTGAAGGAACGGTCAAAAATCACGTTACGAATATTTTAAATCGATTGAATCTGCGCGATCGCACTCAAGCTGCAATTTTTGCGAATACTTTTCTATTTAAATAA
- a CDS encoding GAF domain-containing protein, with amino-acid sequence MVLWADYDNFPIPYKGWNVAVGEKYVGNRQQMATAFTKLLAWLREYMSVDTATLLLPDENRENLLVYATVGLEEEITQKIRIPIGRGIAGRIAASRKSIVTDTLLEEEIVSPILRQKGLRSLVGVPLPMQEGMVGVLHVGSLQQRQFTERDVQQLQVVVHRLKSIMLTAQFNYFSYSASKTATHNYKCIARTPLLFQYRYQVQNLSSALQLPLNSYWSIAACKCFQMSVYIDMQLSHVIKSRVVFSP; translated from the coding sequence ATGGTTTTGTGGGCAGACTACGATAACTTTCCCATACCTTATAAGGGATGGAATGTGGCTGTGGGCGAAAAATACGTAGGTAACAGACAACAGATGGCAACCGCCTTCACAAAGCTATTGGCATGGCTGCGAGAGTATATGTCTGTGGACACTGCTACACTCCTACTACCAGATGAAAATCGGGAAAATTTGCTCGTATATGCTACCGTCGGACTTGAAGAAGAAATTACACAAAAAATTCGTATTCCTATAGGTCGGGGTATTGCAGGTAGAATTGCTGCAAGTAGGAAATCGATAGTGACTGACACTCTATTGGAAGAGGAGATTGTCAGTCCGATTTTACGGCAGAAAGGATTGCGATCGCTCGTTGGCGTTCCCTTACCAATGCAAGAAGGTATGGTTGGGGTTCTACACGTTGGTTCGCTTCAACAACGACAATTTACCGAACGCGACGTACAGCAATTGCAAGTCGTCGTTCATCGTCTCAAGTCAATCATGCTGACAGCACAATTCAACTATTTTTCCTATTCTGCCAGCAAGACAGCTACCCATAACTATAAATGTATAGCTCGAACTCCATTGTTGTTCCAATATCGCTACCAAGTTCAAAATCTATCATCTGCTCTACAGCTGCCTTTAAACAGCTATTGGTCGATCGCAGCGTGCAAATGTTTTCAGATGTCAGTATACATTGACATGCAATTGAGTCATGTCATAAAGAGTAGGGTAGTTTTTTCACCTTGA
- the gltD gene encoding glutamate synthase small subunit, which translates to MGKPTGFIEYLREVASEVAPVDRIHNWDEFHIHMPEEKLRTQGARCMDCGVPFCHTGTVISGMASGCPINNLIPEWNDLIYRGLWREALDRLHKTNNFPEFTGRVCPAPCEGACVLGINNPPVTIKNIENAIADKGWEAGWIEPHPPEKRTRKKVAVVGSGPAGLCAAAQLNTAGHWVTVFERADRPGGLLMYGIPNMKLDKREVVQRRLDILEQEGVKFVCNTEIGKDISAETLLKEFDAVVLCVGATKPRDLPIEGRELKGIYFAMDFLTANTQAILDNRRGDNFISAADKDVVIIGGGDTGTDCVGTSIRHSCNSIVQLEIMPQPPLTRAANNPWPEYPKIYKMDYGQEEAAAKFGADPRVYITTATKFEGDENGCVKAVHTVQIEWTKNDKGQFVPQQVPGTERVIPAQLVLLAMGFLGPEQPLIDALGLDRDPRSNIKADYGKYATSIPGVFAAGDCRRGQSLVVWAFNEGRGAARECDLYLMGSTDLPY; encoded by the coding sequence ATGGGCAAACCAACAGGCTTTATCGAATATCTCCGCGAAGTGGCATCGGAAGTTGCGCCAGTCGATCGCATCCACAACTGGGACGAGTTTCACATCCACATGCCAGAGGAGAAACTTCGCACCCAAGGCGCACGTTGTATGGATTGTGGCGTACCGTTTTGCCACACGGGTACGGTCATCAGTGGCATGGCAAGCGGTTGTCCGATTAATAACTTGATTCCTGAGTGGAACGATCTGATCTATCGCGGACTCTGGCGCGAAGCCCTCGATCGCCTGCATAAAACCAACAATTTTCCTGAATTTACAGGGCGCGTCTGTCCCGCACCGTGCGAAGGCGCTTGCGTGCTGGGAATTAATAACCCTCCCGTAACGATCAAAAATATTGAAAATGCGATCGCTGATAAAGGTTGGGAGGCAGGTTGGATCGAACCTCACCCCCCAGAAAAGCGCACGAGGAAAAAAGTTGCTGTTGTCGGTTCGGGTCCGGCGGGATTGTGTGCCGCAGCACAACTGAATACAGCAGGACATTGGGTCACGGTATTTGAACGCGCCGATCGCCCTGGCGGATTGCTGATGTATGGTATCCCCAACATGAAACTCGACAAGCGGGAAGTCGTCCAGCGCCGCCTCGATATTTTGGAACAGGAAGGCGTAAAATTTGTTTGCAATACCGAAATTGGTAAAGACATCTCTGCGGAAACCCTGCTAAAAGAATTTGATGCTGTAGTCCTCTGTGTCGGTGCGACCAAACCCCGCGACTTACCTATCGAAGGAAGAGAATTGAAGGGAATTTACTTTGCAATGGATTTCCTCACCGCCAACACCCAAGCAATTCTAGATAACCGCAGAGGCGATAATTTCATCTCTGCTGCCGATAAAGATGTGGTAATTATTGGCGGTGGCGATACTGGAACCGATTGTGTCGGTACGTCAATCCGCCACAGTTGCAACAGCATCGTCCAATTGGAAATTATGCCCCAGCCACCCCTCACCCGTGCCGCAAATAACCCGTGGCCCGAATATCCTAAAATCTACAAAATGGATTACGGGCAGGAGGAAGCTGCGGCTAAATTTGGCGCTGACCCCCGCGTATATATCACCACTGCGACCAAATTTGAGGGCGACGAGAACGGCTGCGTCAAAGCCGTCCACACGGTACAAATAGAGTGGACGAAAAACGACAAAGGGCAGTTTGTGCCGCAGCAAGTCCCAGGTACGGAAAGAGTCATACCCGCCCAACTCGTCTTGCTGGCGATGGGTTTCCTCGGACCCGAACAACCCCTAATTGATGCCCTCGGACTCGATCGCGACCCCCGCAGCAATATCAAAGCCGACTATGGTAAATATGCTACCAGCATCCCTGGAGTCTTCGCGGCTGGCGATTGTCGTCGCGGACAAAGCTTAGTCGTTTGGGCATTCAACGAGGGTCGCGGTGCAGCCCGCGAGTGCGACCTCTATCTCATGGGTAGCACGGATTTACCTTATTGA